The Sulfurimonas sp. genome includes a region encoding these proteins:
- the murA gene encoding UDP-N-acetylglucosamine 1-carboxyvinyltransferase: MDYLQLQGSQSISGEIKISGAKNAALPLIAMSILAKNNIQISNLPNVADINTLLTLLSNLGAKCNKETNSVEIDTSKLSQTKATYDIVKTMRASILVLGPILARFGHCEVSLPGGCAIGQRPVDLHLKALEQMGATIDIKSGYIEARAPQGLKGCEIIFDKITVTGTANIVMAAALAHGKTTITNAAREPEVVQLCEILDKSGIKIDGIGTAIITVHGNGGKLIDMIDFSVIPDRIEAGTYLCAGAILNQELTITNAEPKHLGAVLSKFEEMGFGIEHTDTTISILPAEKIKPVKIITQEYPAFPTDMQAQFLALATQADGVSIIEERLFENRFMHVSELQRMGADITLNGHIATISGKSELSGADVMATDLRASSALILAGLVADGITNVHRIYHLDRGYESLETKLQNVGINIKRLKE; this comes from the coding sequence ATGGACTATTTACAACTACAAGGCTCACAGTCAATTAGTGGCGAAATAAAAATTTCAGGTGCTAAAAATGCGGCACTTCCACTGATAGCAATGTCGATTCTGGCAAAGAATAATATACAAATATCAAATCTTCCAAACGTTGCAGATATAAACACACTTTTAACACTATTATCTAATCTGGGAGCAAAGTGTAATAAAGAAACAAACAGTGTTGAGATTGACACTTCAAAACTTTCTCAGACAAAAGCGACATACGATATTGTAAAAACTATGCGTGCTTCCATACTTGTACTTGGTCCTATACTAGCTAGGTTTGGTCACTGTGAAGTTTCACTTCCGGGTGGGTGTGCCATAGGTCAACGTCCTGTTGATCTGCATCTAAAAGCCTTAGAGCAGATGGGTGCTACTATAGATATTAAAAGCGGATATATTGAAGCCAGAGCACCTCAAGGTCTTAAGGGTTGTGAGATCATATTTGATAAGATCACGGTAACCGGTACTGCAAATATTGTAATGGCTGCAGCACTAGCACATGGCAAGACAACTATTACAAATGCTGCCCGCGAGCCTGAAGTTGTACAACTTTGTGAAATTTTAGACAAAAGCGGAATTAAAATTGATGGTATTGGTACTGCGATTATAACTGTTCACGGAAATGGTGGAAAACTTATAGACATGATAGACTTTAGCGTAATACCTGATCGCATTGAAGCAGGAACTTACCTTTGTGCTGGAGCTATACTAAACCAAGAGCTAACTATTACAAATGCTGAACCAAAACACCTTGGTGCTGTACTTTCAAAGTTTGAAGAGATGGGCTTTGGCATAGAACATACAGATACGACAATTAGTATACTTCCTGCAGAAAAAATTAAACCAGTAAAAATCATAACTCAAGAGTACCCGGCATTCCCTACAGATATGCAGGCTCAGTTTTTAGCATTGGCTACTCAGGCTGATGGTGTATCTATAATTGAAGAGAGACTTTTTGAAAACCGCTTTATGCACGTAAGTGAACTTCAGCGTATGGGTGCTGATATAACACTAAATGGTCATATAGCTACTATAAGCGGTAAAAGTGAGCTAAGTGGTGCAGATGTTATGGCAACAGATCTTAGAGCTTCAAGCGCACTAATACTTGCAGGTTTAGTAGCTGATGGAATTACAAACGTTCACCGTATCTATCATCTAGATCGTGGCTACGAATCTTTAGAGACAAAACTTCAAAATGTTGGAATAAATATCAAACGCCTAAAAGAGTAA